The Chloroflexota bacterium genome includes a region encoding these proteins:
- a CDS encoding M50 family metallopeptidase, with protein MGDGDQGGRRITSRRSGHQPEDTILSINNKAVYDEKSLVEAANSGKQGEKVDVVLLRADEAVTKQLEVGPALGVDTRWVSGTTLKSQRLSIWQSLYRSGDVVVHIPYLIKESIPLIKEDPSMAATGPIGAGQLTVEAVKAYGFSHILWLAGLISMGLALFNFLPIPPLDGGGMLIAFIEGCRRGKRLSARALGFVYTMGTVFMFALFVVIFYSDISRLIQGKSFPGL; from the coding sequence TTGGGGGATGGTGACCAAGGTGGAAGAAGGATCACCAGCAGAAGAAGCGGGCATCAGCCAGAGGATACTATCCTGAGCATCAACAACAAAGCGGTTTACGATGAGAAAAGTCTGGTCGAGGCGGCAAACTCCGGTAAACAGGGAGAGAAAGTGGATGTGGTTCTGCTTCGAGCCGATGAGGCAGTCACCAAGCAGTTGGAGGTAGGCCCTGCTCTTGGCGTTGACACCCGTTGGGTCAGCGGAACGACTTTGAAGTCACAACGCCTATCCATCTGGCAGTCGCTTTATCGCAGCGGCGATGTTGTTGTTCACATCCCTTACCTGATAAAGGAATCGATCCCTCTTATAAAGGAAGACCCCAGTATGGCTGCAACAGGGCCCATAGGAGCCGGCCAGTTAACCGTAGAGGCAGTAAAGGCTTATGGGTTCAGTCATATTCTATGGTTAGCCGGCCTCATCAGCATGGGGCTCGCCCTCTTCAATTTCTTGCCCATTCCTCCCCTGGACGGCGGAGGAATGCTCATAGCTTTCATAGAAGGGTGCCGTCGAGGCAAGCGCCTTTCCGCCCGCGCATTGGGCTTTGTCTATACTATGGGAACTGTTTTCATGTTCGCCCTCTTCGTGGTGATCTTCTACAGCGATATCAGTCGCCTGATTCAAGGCAAGAGCTTCCCTGGCCTATGA
- a CDS encoding proline--tRNA ligase, giving the protein MRISQLLSKTLRQAPAEADTISHQLLVRAGMVYQVASGVYSYLPLGWQVLRNLEQIIREEIDKVGGQELMMPVLQPFELWEKTGRHQSFGKSLFTLTDRRGRKLCLGPTHEELITELVRHQVRSYRDLPLLLYQIQTKFRDEPRPRGGLLRVREFPMMDIYSFDADEEALELSYQKMRRAYKNIFDRCSLPTMEVEADSGAIGGKDSHEFMVIAPSGEDVIIHCNHCGYAANAEKAQSIKLDGEHEPLQPLEEVATPGMKSIEEVADFLQIPKRHTLKAVFYVADGDLVFVVIRGDLEVNEIKLKNALKCTDLQLASEEKVQLAGLVAGSASPIGLSGIKILADDSIRLGTNFVAGANKLDYHIRNVNYPRDFQVDLTLDIATAQTGEGCPKCRESLTSTRGIEAGHIFKLRTVFSQKIGAFFLDQNGETKPIVMGSYGIGVGRLMAAAIEQNHDEKGIVWPLPLAPYQVYLCALGMDNAGVTAAAEKLYDDLKKKGIDVLFDDRSESPGVKFNDADLLGIPIRLVMSPRTLKSQSAEIKWRNKEESQILPLEGLTERISKDISGFIQTKLNR; this is encoded by the coding sequence ATGCGCATATCTCAACTTCTCAGCAAGACATTGCGCCAGGCTCCGGCTGAAGCTGATACTATCAGCCATCAGCTTCTTGTCAGGGCAGGGATGGTCTATCAAGTGGCATCAGGCGTCTATTCCTATCTGCCTCTGGGATGGCAGGTGCTGCGCAATTTGGAACAGATCATTCGAGAGGAGATCGATAAGGTCGGAGGGCAAGAACTGATGATGCCAGTCCTGCAGCCTTTTGAATTGTGGGAAAAGACAGGGCGTCACCAATCCTTCGGCAAGAGTCTATTTACTCTCACCGACCGCCGGGGACGCAAACTATGCCTTGGCCCCACTCATGAAGAGCTCATCACTGAGCTCGTCCGTCACCAGGTGAGAAGCTACCGTGATCTACCCCTCCTCCTTTACCAGATCCAGACCAAATTCCGTGATGAACCCCGCCCTCGCGGAGGTCTGTTGCGGGTTCGAGAGTTCCCTATGATGGACATCTACAGCTTCGATGCAGATGAGGAAGCACTAGAACTCAGCTACCAGAAGATGAGGAGGGCATACAAAAATATATTTGACCGTTGTAGTCTACCGACCATGGAGGTTGAAGCTGACAGTGGGGCTATTGGAGGCAAGGACTCTCATGAGTTTATGGTTATTGCGCCAAGCGGGGAAGACGTGATTATCCACTGCAACCACTGTGGATATGCCGCCAACGCGGAGAAGGCCCAGAGTATTAAGCTGGATGGTGAACATGAACCTCTCCAGCCACTGGAGGAAGTAGCAACGCCAGGCATGAAATCCATTGAAGAAGTGGCGGACTTCCTCCAAATTCCCAAGAGGCATACTCTTAAGGCAGTATTCTACGTTGCTGATGGCGACCTGGTCTTTGTGGTCATCAGGGGTGACCTTGAGGTGAATGAAATAAAGCTGAAGAATGCCCTGAAGTGTACTGACCTGCAGCTAGCCAGCGAAGAGAAGGTGCAGCTAGCAGGATTAGTAGCCGGCTCGGCCTCTCCCATAGGGCTCTCCGGTATTAAGATACTGGCCGACGACTCGATAAGGCTGGGGACTAACTTTGTTGCCGGGGCCAATAAACTGGATTACCACATCAGGAACGTCAACTACCCCCGCGACTTCCAGGTTGACCTGACACTGGACATTGCCACCGCCCAAACCGGTGAGGGATGCCCCAAATGCAGGGAGAGTCTGACCTCTACACGGGGTATTGAGGCAGGGCATATCTTCAAGCTGAGGACCGTGTTTAGTCAAAAGATAGGGGCCTTTTTCCTCGATCAAAACGGGGAGACCAAACCCATCGTCATGGGTAGCTATGGCATCGGCGTAGGTCGGTTAATGGCGGCTGCCATCGAACAAAACCACGATGAGAAAGGTATTGTCTGGCCTTTACCGTTGGCTCCCTACCAGGTCTACCTCTGTGCCCTGGGAATGGATAACGCTGGCGTAACTGCAGCGGCCGAGAAGCTATATGACGACCTGAAGAAGAAAGGCATAGATGTGCTTTTCGATGACCGATCAGAATCACCAGGGGTGAAGTTTAACGACGCTGATCTCCTGGGAATACCCATCCGGCTGGTGATGAGCCCCCGCACCTTGAAATCTCAAAGCGCCGAAATAAAGTGGCGCAACAAGGAAGAAAGCCAGATACTGCCTCTCGAAGGGCTTACTGAGAGGATAAGCAAGGATATC
- the ispG gene encoding flavodoxin-dependent (E)-4-hydroxy-3-methylbut-2-enyl-diphosphate synthase, giving the protein MKQRRTSKLIRIGTVSIGGNSPIVVQSMTKTDTRDVAGTIRQIQEMEEYGCEIVRIAVPDKEAAQALLSIKRGAHIPIIADIHFDYRLALAALEAGADGLRLNPGNISEKKYIAAIVRAAKPRGVPIRIGVNAGSLPRSANPKVSIARQMVEAALEQIRLLESLDFDQIKVSLKAFDVPTTIKAYQLIAEKTPYPLHLGITESGLPRAGVIRSAIGIGVLLYQGIGDTIRVSLTGDPKEEVIAAYEILKSLNLRERGPTMVSCPTCGRCEVDLIGLARSVEERLARMDSPIKVAVMGCVVNGPGEARGADVGIACGKGRGAIFRKGEVVRTVEEKDFLEVLMEEVSKI; this is encoded by the coding sequence ATGAAACAACGCAGAACCTCAAAACTCATAAGAATAGGCACCGTAAGCATTGGCGGCAATTCTCCAATTGTTGTCCAATCAATGACCAAGACCGACACCCGCGATGTTGCTGGCACTATCAGGCAAATCCAGGAGATGGAGGAATACGGCTGTGAGATCGTCAGGATAGCCGTGCCTGATAAAGAGGCGGCTCAAGCCCTACTATCCATCAAGCGTGGCGCCCACATTCCCATCATCGCTGATATCCATTTTGACTATCGTCTTGCCCTGGCAGCCCTGGAGGCTGGTGCTGATGGCCTTCGGCTCAACCCGGGCAATATCAGTGAAAAGAAATACATTGCCGCCATAGTCAGGGCTGCCAAGCCAAGGGGAGTTCCTATCCGCATCGGGGTGAATGCCGGCAGCCTGCCCAGGTCAGCAAACCCCAAAGTCTCTATCGCCAGGCAAATGGTCGAAGCTGCCCTGGAGCAAATACGCCTGTTAGAGAGCCTGGACTTTGACCAGATAAAGGTATCGCTCAAGGCTTTTGATGTTCCTACCACAATCAAGGCATACCAGCTTATCGCTGAGAAGACTCCCTATCCCTTGCACCTCGGCATTACCGAGTCCGGACTGCCCAGAGCGGGGGTGATCCGCAGCGCCATAGGCATCGGAGTTCTACTCTACCAGGGGATCGGGGACACCATCCGCGTCTCACTCACCGGTGATCCCAAAGAGGAAGTAATCGCTGCCTATGAGATATTGAAGAGCCTCAATTTGAGAGAGCGCGGCCCCACCATGGTGAGCTGTCCTACCTGTGGCAGATGTGAGGTGGATCTTATCGGTCTTGCCAGGTCTGTAGAAGAGAGGTTAGCCAGGATGGATAGCCCCATCAAGGTAGCCGTAATGGGTTGTGTGGTCAATGGTCCTGGGGAAGCCAGGGGCGCCGACGTAGGCATCGCCTGTGGCAAAGGACGAGGGGCCATCTTCAGAAAGGGTGAAGTGGTGCGCACGGTTGAGGAAAAGGATTTCTTAGAGGTACTGATGGAGGAGGTGAGCAAGATCTAG
- a CDS encoding M50 family metallopeptidase: protein MSIAITIVIFIGVLFFLVTCHELGHFIASKKAGVQVEEFGIGYRLGVFVSSIGEKDPTRLLALKRGGTVYSLNLLPLGAFVKTAGDDDPTVPGGLAGTGPWARLGVFAAGPIVNIFLAFLFISAYFMVPTKAVQGDGAMVHSVAEDSPAANAVMKPGDIILNIDGSDIHDWAALQDAMNSNGETEKTLLIERAGETLQIELKPAFNSDLQRYTIGVLLCWGMVTKVEEGSPAEEAGISQRILS, encoded by the coding sequence ATGAGCATTGCTATCACTATCGTTATCTTCATTGGAGTCCTGTTTTTCCTGGTCACCTGCCATGAACTAGGGCACTTCATCGCTTCCAAGAAAGCCGGGGTGCAAGTTGAGGAATTTGGTATTGGTTATCGCCTGGGTGTCTTTGTCTCGTCCATTGGAGAAAAAGACCCTACTCGACTTCTTGCCCTGAAGAGGGGGGGCACTGTTTATTCACTGAACCTCCTCCCCCTGGGTGCCTTTGTCAAGACAGCAGGAGACGATGATCCTACGGTGCCGGGGGGCTTAGCAGGTACAGGCCCTTGGGCAAGGCTTGGGGTTTTTGCTGCAGGGCCCATAGTCAACATCTTCCTGGCCTTTCTCTTTATCAGCGCCTATTTCATGGTGCCTACAAAGGCCGTCCAGGGTGACGGAGCAATGGTCCACTCAGTGGCCGAGGATTCACCCGCCGCAAATGCAGTTATGAAACCCGGAGACATAATCCTCAACATAGATGGGAGCGATATCCATGACTGGGCAGCCTTACAGGATGCAATGAATTCGAATGGTGAAACTGAGAAAACTCTGCTCATAGAAAGGGCTGGTGAGACCCTTCAGATCGAACTTAAGCCAGCATTCAACTCAGACCTGCAACGTTACACCATCGGAGTGCTTCTGTGTTGGGGGATGGTGACCAAGGTGGAAGAAGGATCACCAGCAGAAGAAGCGGGCATCAGCCAGAGGATACTATCCTGA